In the genome of Conger conger chromosome 8, fConCon1.1, whole genome shotgun sequence, one region contains:
- the cttnbp2 gene encoding cortactin-binding protein 2 — MATEGASGEKPPPVQTLATAVHGSIEAKCEFNVDSLSKPELLTLLSIMEGELEARDLVIEALRARRKETFIQERYACFTLTDPFLALQRDGQPGGGDKEGRSLGASPISVLEAVMAHCRKMQERMSAQLAAAEGRQKKLEQETVQLQSLQHEHRKLTAQLKVEREQNKRIVAMLVRECRQLAERMVEESQLFEELSLRLQAEAKASGQLEEDLRAERSKGQQMEARMEKQLSEMDVEREQLRACLGREEARCAELTEESEGLRRQLEELRTKRGTKAPSPTSTAPPPKPTASVAVETEPVSWRAASCQTDPAAEFGAEGLKNTPLTKTAGGSYGSASLPKTGVPRGQVYSGPGGLLQTENGPSGGETPPTFAPATPIHGLHSPATPTGVSPRVQAARYKFQAPPSEQDQNGTGAQSPRSRDVSPSNRDLVAKQQARHTVTQVLSRFTSPPAGGALRPGLPHSTSEGGPFPGRLSHPQIKSPTSGKIDRGNPPPVPPKKPGLSQAPSAPHPPLKVVGDGSRSPASGVGGPSKPATPVLPPKPALDLAGAGGAGPVPALTASQVGAHPAQGPEPQWAACAECRPVTVAVVRSPPINPVSASSCRPCDSDRPLAAASGWTSSIDPSLPSGDPAPLADGCTLLLEAATQGNVTLLSMLLNPDPKDISHTHEDTNAALFSAAQNGHTDCIKLLLAAGASAGASAANGLTPLHTAADRGHFRCLELLLGVVADVNCVATGGQSALFLACASGNPECVRALLDAAADRSLATADGETALHAAAAGGHVGSLELLLHHPSRQESSLLNLTNRDGWTPAYVAAANGYKKCLELLCVHSPHDLEQRDACNRTIHHVATDDCKNLLENLYSYRVLVRIQRGSEEQICMVDVLEDGPTVGTVAVHKDTRWEELSQALAETLSSHFHLLTGGEDGGRDLGLSADSVSSILIGNVDWNMDQEPLQSPWDLIRKCHCQHITVKLKGLQESALDELAYDSLIPLQLLNNYLRLVEQYRNVILHGLEGSCQGYIANQLSLCIKHRQEALGVGCDIITVEMEEDLSKEQLLETFINCGFLVPVNHGAAGRSVVMILEGLEKVSSLSELLGDLCDSLETRGVVYPVPLLHAQEGSCLHHFLEGGFLIGTLSKPHLQGAGLLLQQHFRWVQLRWDSEPLAGLLTRHLRRKLVHKMKGEVPAPADPLWRTMAWVCSVWQQLNSCVSRLGTPEALIGPQMFLSCPVIPGQTQAVVKWLTRLWNLVVVPRVEEAVIARVTVRKSPTQQQSPSNSNLSPNQQAVVKAALSILVNKVILQGCPLPRPEMDKHLSEFRGSRFPLSALGSYKGGGRRKGRDSAAWRRANTSPRKKSSPLSAWGSGGSLREGSLSSCDLHSSRKNATPLSCADGELTHYSLVSDDETDLMLQLQTMCSSKSEPDIRKIPPSSEDFIVFPGTRSGQTALPDNDEESAQTPATGRRHSSSHALSTPSSEKRPARPKSQLPVPSSKSLQGDQSTGSNSRTSSKTRQAPPSNNNNQSQDIWILQRDLHVNNNK, encoded by the exons GCCCGCAGGAAGGAGACGTTTATCCAGGAGCGCTACGCCTGCTTCACCCTCACAGACCCCTTCCTGGCCTTGCAGCGCGATGGACAGCCCGGGGGAGGGGACAAGGAGGGCCGGAGCCTGGGCGCCAGCCCCATCTCTGTCCTGGAGGCCGTCATGGCACACTGCAGAAAGATGCAGGAGAGGATGTCTGCTCAGCTGGCTGCAGCCGAGGGCAGACAGAAAAAG TTGGAGCAGGAGACGGTGCAGCTCCAGAGCCTGCAGCATGAGCACAGGAAGCTGACTGCGCAGCTGAAGGTGGAGCGTGAGCAGAACAAGCGCATCGTGGCCATGCTGGTGCGTGAGTGCCGGCAGCTGGCCGAGCGCATGGTGGAGGAGAGCCAGCTCTTCGAGGAGCTGTCGCTCCGCCTGCAGGCCGAGGCCAAGGCCTCGGGGCAGCTGGAGGAGGACCTGCGGGCCGAGCGCAGCAAGGGGCAGCAGATGGAGGCGCGGATGGAGAAGCAGCTCTCTGAGATGGACGTGGAGAGGGAGCAGCTCCGGGCCTGTCTGGGGCGGGAGGAGGCGCGCTGCGCCGAGCTGACGGAGGAGAGCGAGGGCCTGCGgaggcagctggaggagctCAGGACCAAGAGGGGCACCAAAGCCCCGTCCCCCACGAGCACGGCCCCCCCGCCCAAGCCCACCGCCTCTGTCGCCGTGGAGACGGAGCCCGTGAGCTGGCGGGCGGCCTCGTGCCAAACGGACCCCGCCGCTGAGTTCGGGGCGGAGGGTCTGAAGAACACCCCCCTCACCAAAACCGCTGGCGGCAGCTATGGCAGCGCGAGCTTGCCCAAGACGGGCGTGCCAAGGGGGCAGGTGTACAGCGGCCCCGGGGGGCTTCTTCAGACTGAGAATGGGCCGTCCGGGGGCGAGACCCCGCCCACGTTCGCCCCCGCCACACCCATACACGGTTTACACTCGCCGGCCACGCCCACGGGGGTCAGCCCCCGCGTGCAGGCCGCCCGCTACAAGTTCCAGGCCCCGCCCTCGGAGCAGGACCAAAATGGCACGGGCGCGCAGAGCCCGCGGTCTCGAGACGTGTCCCCCTCCAACCGGGACCTGGTCGCCAAGCAACAAGCCCGCCACACCGTCACCCAGGTCCTCTCGCGCTTCACCAGCCCTCCAGCGGGGGGCGCCCTGAGGCCCGGCCTGCCCCACTCCACCTCCGAGGGGGGGCCCTTCCCCGGGCGCCTGAGCCACCCGCAGATCAAGTCCCCCACCTCGGGCAAGATCGACCGCGGCAACCCCCCGCCCGTACCGCCCAAAAAACCGGGCCTCTCGCAGGCCCCCTCCgcgccccacccccctctcaaAGTGGTGGGGGACGGCAGCAGGTCCCCCGCCTCGGGCGTGGGGGGCCCCTCAAAGCCAGCCACGCCCGTGCTCCCGCCCAAACCCGCTCTTGACTTGGCGGGAGCGGGCGGGGCCGGCCCTGTCCCAGCCTTGACTGCATCTCAGGTGGGTGCCCACCCCGCCCAGGGGCCGGAGCCGCAGTGGGCCGCATGTGCAGAGTGCCGCCCTGTCACCGTCGCTGTTGTCCGTAGCCCCCCCATAAACCCCGTTAGCGCTTCATCCTGTAGACCGTGTGATTCAGACAGGCCCCTGGCAGCAGCTTCAG GCTGGACTTCCTCCAtagacccctccctccccagtggTGACCCCGCCCCCCTGGCTGACGGGTGCACCCTCCTCCTCGAAGCTGCTACCCAGGGAAACGTCACTTTACTGTCAATGCTGCTTAACCCAGATCCAAAGGATATTAGTCACACCCACGAGGACACAAACGCTGCCTTGTTCTCTGCTGCTCAAAACGGACACACAG ACTGCATCAAGCTGCTGCTGGCTGCAGGAGCGTCTGCTGGAGCTTCCGCTGCTAACGGATTAACACCTTTACACACGGCCGCAGACCGAGGACACTTCAG GTGCTTGGAGCTGCTGTTGGGCGTGGTTGCTGATGTGAATTGCGTGGCCACTGGGGGGCAGAGCGCTCTGTTTCTGGCGTGTGCCAGCGGGAATCCggagtgtgtgagagctctACTGGACGCTGCTGCCGACCGGTCCCTGGCCACAGCT GACGGAGAGACTGCTCTTCatgctgcagctgctggaggCCATGTTGGCTCTCTGGAGCTCCTCCTACATCACCCCTCACGCCAAGAGAGCAGCCTCCTTAACCTGACTAACCGAGACGGCTGGACACCTGCCTACGTCGCTGCTGCCAACGGCTACAAG AAGTGCCTGGAGCTGCTGTGTGTCCACAGCCCTCATGACCTGGAGCAGAGAGACGCCTGTAACCGCACCATCCACCATGTGGCCACCGACGACTGCAAGAACCTTCTGGAAAATCTCT ACTCCTACAGGGTCCTGGTCCGGATCCAGCGCGGCTCGGAGGAGCAGATATGCATGGTCGACGTGCTGGAGGACGGTCCGACGGTCGGCACGGTCGCGGTCCACAAGGACACGCGCTGGGAGGAGCTGAGTCAGGCCCTGGCCGAGACGCTGTCGTCGCACTTCCACCTGCTGACCGGCGGAGAGGACGGTGGCAGGGACCTGGGCCTGAGTGCTGACAGCGTCTCCTCCATCCTCATCG GAAATGTTGATTGGAACATGGACCAGGAGCCCTTGCAGTCGCCATGGGACTTGATCAGAAAGTGCCACTGTCAGCACATCACAGTCAAGCTGAAAG GCCTGCAGGAGTCTGCTCTGGATGAGCTGGCGTACGACTCCCTGATCCCCCTTCAGCTGCTCAATAACTACCTGCGCTTG GTGGAACAATACCGCAACGTTATCCTCCATGGATTGGAGGGTAGCTGCCAGGGGTATATTGCCAACCAGCTATCACTCTGCATCAAG CACAGGCAGGAGGCATTGGGGGTGggatgtgacatcatcactgtggagatggaggaggatCTGTCCAAAGAGCAGCTTCTGGAGACCTTCATCAACTGTG GGTTCCTGGTCCCGGTAAACCATGGTGCAGCCGGTCGCAGTGTGGTGATGATTCTGGAGGGCCTGGAGAAAGTCAGCTCTCTGTCGGAGCTCCTGGGTGACCTGTGTGACAGCCTGGAGACCCGGGGTGTGGTGTACCCTGTCCCCCTGCTCCACG CTCAGGAAGGCAGCTGCCTGCATCACTTCCTGGAAGGAGGCTTTCTGATTGGCACGCTGTCCAAGCCGCACCTCCAGGGGGCTGGGCTGTTGCTGCAGCAGCACTTCCGGTGGGTGCAGCTGCGCTGGGACTCGGAGCCGCTGGCCGGCCTGCTGACCCGACACCTCCGCAGGAAGCTGGTCCACAAG ATGAAGGGTGAGGTCCCGGCTCCTGCTGATCCGCTGTGGAGGACCATGGCCtgggtgtgttctgtgtggcaGCAGCTCAACTCCTGTGTGTCTCGCCTGGGGACCCCGGAGGCCCTCATAGGGCCCCAGATGTTCCtgtcctgccctgtgatcccaGGCCAGACCCAAGCTGTCGTCAA GTGGCTTACCAGGCTGTGGAACTTGGTAGTAGTCCCTAGGGTGGAGGAAGCTGTCATCGCAAGGGTTACGGTGCGAAAGAGTCCGACCCAGCAACAGTCACCCAGCAACAGCAACCTCAGCCCCAACCAGCAGGCAGTGGTCAAAGCTGCACTCAGCATCCTGGTCAACAAGGTCATCCTCCAAGGCTGCCCCCTGCCCCGTCCAG AGATGGACAAGCACCTGTCTGAGTTCCGGGGCAGCAGGTTTCCGTTGTCAGCGCTCGGCTCCTAcaagggagggggcaggaggaaGGGGCGCGACAGCGCAGCCTGGAGGAGGGCCAACACCAGCCCGCGGAAGAAGAGCAGCCCGCTGTCTGCCTGGGGCTCTGGCGGCAGtttgagagagg GTTCACTGTCCAGCTGTGACCTCCACTCCAGCAGGAAGAACGCCACGCCCCTGAG CTGTGCAGATGGAGAGCTTACCCATTACTCTTTGGTTTCGGACGACGAGACAGACCTGATGctgcagctgcagaccatgTGCTCCAGCAAATCTGAGCCTGACATCAGAAAG atCCCTCCGTCCAGTGAGGACTTCATCGTGTTTCCAGGCACTCGCAGTGGACAAACGGCGCTGCCGGATAACGATGAGGAGAGCGCGCAGACTCCAGCA ACAGGACGACGTCACTCCAGCAGCCACGCCCTGAGCACCCCCAGCAGTGAGAAACGACCAGCGCGACCCAAATCCCAGCTCCCCGTCCCCAGTAGCAAGAGCCTACAGGGAGACCAGAGTACCGGAAGCAACAGCAGAACCAGCAGCAAAACAAGGCAAGCCCCgcccagcaacaacaacaaccaatcaCAAGATATCTGGATCCTGCAGAGAGACTTGCATGTAAACAACAATAAGTAG